The genomic region TAACATTTATTTTATTTTGGGTATATTGGGGTTCTAAGCTTCAATCAGCCTGGGTAAGCTTTTGTGAGTACGCTACGTTTCTTTATCCTTCTTTTAAGAACAATTTGTTTATTTTAAGCGAACCGGAAATACCGATATTTAGTATAAGTAATATGTTTTTTTACCCGTCTCAGATGCTAAACTACACATCTTGGGTTCTTTTTGCCTTATTCGTAATTGCCTTGATATTATCCTGGCGATACAAAATGAAACGAAGAGGCTTCTTCTTAGCAAGTTTGATTGTGCCTTATCTTATTTATACTTTTATATCTATGAAATGGGCACGTTACACATTGCCGTTTCTTGTATTCATTGCTTTAATTTCTGCTTGGTCAATTGATAGTCTTAGGCGTAAATACTTAAAGAAATTTATGTTGAGGGGAATAATTATTTATTGCCTAGGAGTTTTTTTCATAATATCTTGGGTAATTCCTTACAATAAAACACCTTTTTTCTGCGGAGATTTTTTCGGGTATCATCTTCCTTATTTTCGTCCGCCGGCTTTTGATGCTTACGCTGAAACAGTTAGCGAGAAAGGAATCATTAACGACATTAAGGGTAAAATCAGCGGTAGCGAGGAAGTAACCATAAGCTATAATAATCACGGAGCCCGCACAGTGCTCGTTTTTTACGACATTTTTAGTGACTATATTTTGTCTGGTAAAATAAACTTACGAAGGGACGATGAGCTAAGTTTTTCTGATGCCGACTATATAGTTTTAGGAAATCAGGATTGGTTTGAAAAAAAAGATATTCTAAAAAAATATAAGGTTTTGTCTAAGTTGAAAGAAGAAACAGTTTTGTTTAAGGAGTAAGCAGTAGATTATGTTTTTGTTTCTTTCGTTGTTGCCTTTAATGGTTGTGTTTTATTGGTTCGGCCTGCCCCGAAAGTGGCGAAGCTTATTTTTATTTGCAATGAGCCTTGTGTTTGCCGCGTCCATTAGCTTAAGGTATACGTTCTATTTTCTTTTCAATATAGTGATAGTTTATGTCGGCGGAGCCTCAATGCGTAAAACCGACAAAAGAAAAAAAATTATTCTTAAATTGTTATTAGTTTGGCTGGTTGGTAATATCTGCTTTTTCAAATACATTGGTCTACTAGCTGTTAGCATGTCGAGGATATCTTGGTTTGCATCAATGCCAAAAATACCAATGCCGGGGATAGTTTTACCTTTAGGAATTTCTTATATAATATTCAGGCTCATACATTACATTGTTGAGGTTTATAGAAGGAATATGCCCGAGAGTTCCTTTAGTGATTTCGGACTATATATTTTATTCTTTCCGACATTTTTAGCTGGTCCGGTTGAAAGATTTCATAATTTTCATTCCCAAACTAGAGCCCAGAAAAGTATTTCCGCGGGCACCAGCCTTGGCGATATCAATTACGGATTATTTCGCATTATTTGCGGTATGGTTAAGAAATTCATTATCGGCGATAGTTTAGCAAGATTGATAATGCCGTTGCTTAATTCACCGCAGAATTATTCGCGTTTGCTGGTGTTGGTGTCTATATACGGTTTAGCTGTACGAATCTATATGGATTTCTCAGGTTATACTGACATGGCTATTGGAATAGCTAGATTGTTTGGATACCGGATTGTTGAGAATTTTAAAAAGCCCTTTTTTCAAAAAAATATAGCTTTATTTTGGAGAAATTGGCATATATCAGTGTATACCTGGATAAGAGATTATTTCTTTTTTCCATTTTTCGGCCATCGGGCTTCCAGTGTAAAAGTTTATGCTGGCGTGTTTTTTTCTATGCTTGTATTTATGTTATGGCACGGAGGAAACTTTAATTTTTTTATTTTAGGAATTTATCATGGCTTGGGTCTTTTAACCTGGTATGGGTTTCAGGAGATAAAAAGAAAACATCCTGCGATTCGTCGCTTGACCGTCAAGCCTTATCTGGACCCGTTGGCTATTTTTTTTACATTTAGTTTTGTAAGTTTCGGTTTTATTGTTTTCGCTTTGGACATTAATTGTGCAAAGGCTATTTTACAAAGAGTATTTTTTGTTTAGCTAAAAAAAGGAGTCACAATTGAAGGACAAAATAAGAAACTTTATCATTAGCAATTTTATGTTTGATGAGGGTAGTTTAGGAGATGATGATTTACTATTTGAGACAGGGATCATAGATTCTATGGGATTTATCAAACTGCTCGCTTTCATTGATAAGACATTTAATCTATCTATGGATATGAGTGAAATAAGCATCGATAATTTTAATACTTTAAACAATATTGTTAAGAGCTTAGAGCGTAAGATTAATAGGTAATTATTTTATAAAAAGGAGATTCGGAATATGAATTTTTCCTGGAGTAAAAATCAAGAAGAACTCAAAAGGGCGGCAACAAAATTTGCGGCGGCCAAACTCAATGATGATATTATTCAAAGGGACAAGAACGGTAAATTTTCCTTAGACGGCTGGAAGGCCTGCGCTGACTTTGGTCTCCAGGGCATGTTAATGCCCAAAAAGTATGGTGGATTGGGATTTGGGTTACTTGATATAGTAGCTATCTTGGAAGGTATAGGCTACGGATGTAAAGATAATGGACTTATATTTTCAATCAATGCCCATATTTGGGGGGCAGAGGCGCCGATTTATCATTTTGGTACAGAAACCCAGAAGAAAAAATTACTTCCCGGTTTTTGTAACGGTAGCTTAATTGGGGCAAATGCAATGACTGAACCCGGTTCAGGTTCGGATGTCTATTCCCTTAGAACTACCGCTGTTAAAAAGAATAATTATTACACTTTGAACGGAACCAAGATCTTTGTCACCAATGCCCCTTTGGCTGATATATTTATTGTTTACGCTCGTACCGCTAAGTCTCGAGGATTCTCCGGTTTATCTTGCTTTTTAGTCGAGAAAGGTACCAAGGGATTAGTTATAGGTGAAAATTTCGAAAAAATGGGGCTTAGGACCAGTCCGATGTCGGAAGTGATTTTTAATAATTGTAAGATACCGAAAAACAATTTAGTCGGTCAAAAAGGTTCAGGAGCCTTGGTTTTTAATGATAGCATGGAATGGGAAAGGGTTTTTATTTTAGCTAATTGTGTAGGTATTATGGATCGCCAGCTGAAATATTGCATAGAATACGCAAATTCCAGAAAGTTGGATACCAAGCCAATCGGTAAATACCAATCCGTAGCCAATAAGATTGTAGATATCCAGTCGAACCTTGAAGTAAGCCGCTTGCTTCTTCATAAGGCCGCTTGGCTTAAGAGCTGCAAAGAATCGGCATCAATGGCTTCAGCAATGACAAAATTGTATCTTAGCGAAGCTTATATTAAAAGTATTCGCTGTGTCATGGATATCTTTGGTGGATATGGATATATGACTGAGTATGAATTGGAGCGCGAATTGAGAGATGCTCTAGCGAGCACTGCCTATTCGGGAACATCGCAGATACAAAAAAATATCATTGCCGGTCTTAGCGGATTATAATATGGAATACCGATTACCGACATTATTGCGGCAAAGCGCAAAGAGTCAACCTTTTAAAGTTGCCATTAGACAGGGCGAAGAAGAACTTTCATATGAAGATTTGAATTTGTTGAGTGATAAGTTGGCCTCTTGCTTAGTCGATAAAGGCCTAAAGGTTGGCGACAGAGTAGGAATATATATAGATAAATCGATTGATGCTGTTATTGCTATATTTGGTATTTTAAAATCGGGCGGTTGTTATGTTTCTTTGGATCCTTTGGATAATTCCCGGAGGCAGACCTTAATTGTTAAGGATTGTTCATTGAAATATTTGATTTCTTCTTCAAAAAAGTTACCATCTCTGGTTAAAATAATACGCGGTATAGATAGTCTAGAGTATATATTTGTAGTTGACGCCAACAAAAAAGAAAGTAGCAGGGATTGGTGCGACATTAAGATGGTTTTTAAAAAGGAGATATTTAATTCAGATGTTAGCATTTCCCCAAGGTCGAGAAGATTAAAAGACAACAACTCGGCATATATACTTTATACTTCTGGTTCAACCGGAAAACCCAGAGGAGTAGAGATTAGTCATCGGGCTTCACTTGCTTTCATAAATTGGGCCAATAAGTATTTTAATATTACTAAAGCCGACATTGTGGCGGCTCAGTCTCCGTTTCATTTCGACCTTTCCATTTTTGATATTTTCGTCAGCATAAAGGCCGGCGCGACCATTTGTATTGTTCCTCAGTCTTTATCAATTTTTCCTAAATCTTTGGCAGATTTTATCGAGAGCCAGAAAATTAGCACTTGGTATTCTACACCTTCGGTTTTAATCAAGCTTCTTTACTACGGTAATCTTCAGAAAAGGAATTTATCAGCCCTAAAAAGAATTATTTTCGCCGGTGAGGTATTTCCCCCAAAGCATCTGCATAAGCTAATGAAGATATTGCCGGGAGCTAAATACTATAATTTATACGGACCTACCGAAACGAATGTCTGTACTTGTTATTTTTTAAAGCGTATTCCTAAGGTAGATAAACCGATCCCGATAGGGTGTCCTTGTCGCGGCCAATATATTTTCATAGTTGATAAGGCTGGCAATCTTGTTAAAAACGGTCAATCGGGCGAATTATGTGTTAGCGGACCCACACTTATGCAGGGATACTGGAATAATTCTCAGGCAACCGAGAAAGCTATGATTAAGCTCAATTTTTTAAATAAAGCCAGTAAGGTATATAGAACTGGTGATTTGGCCAAAATTAGAAAAAACGGAGATATTCTTTATTGTGGCCGTAATGATGAAATGTTAAAGGTAAGGGGATATCGGGTTGAGCCGGCTGAAATTGAAGCAGTTTTGCATTCATGTCCGGGAATAAAAGAAGCAGCTGTGGTAGGAGTCTCAG from Candidatus Omnitrophota bacterium harbors:
- a CDS encoding glycosyltransferase family 39 protein, with protein sequence MKALSSKKHFIVISLIMILSFHFINNFIWLAIDDTPDGVDTAWHLIEAAKFQILFRGISESKQSLFSKIKQMFYTFREGSGHIAWPPLIYLISWLLVPSHFSLFSIRLYVDFLFFSLLIISVYFLGKKIFNKKTGLLAAFLISFYPSVYFSSRQFGLDLPLTTFTALCTCFILYSESFSRRGYSLLFGLSLGLATWAKLQIAFFLLVPLCWETFKIFSKAVEKKSKSLFNLILSLAVTFILFWVYWGSKLQSAWVSFCEYATFLYPSFKNNLFILSEPEIPIFSISNMFFYPSQMLNYTSWVLFALFVIALILSWRYKMKRRGFFLASLIVPYLIYTFISMKWARYTLPFLVFIALISAWSIDSLRRKYLKKFMLRGIIIYCLGVFFIISWVIPYNKTPFFCGDFFGYHLPYFRPPAFDAYAETVSEKGIINDIKGKISGSEEVTISYNNHGARTVLVFYDIFSDYILSGKINLRRDDELSFSDADYIVLGNQDWFEKKDILKKYKVLSKLKEETVLFKE
- a CDS encoding acyl carrier protein, whose amino-acid sequence is MKDKIRNFIISNFMFDEGSLGDDDLLFETGIIDSMGFIKLLAFIDKTFNLSMDMSEISIDNFNTLNNIVKSLERKINR
- a CDS encoding acyl-CoA dehydrogenase family protein; this translates as MNFSWSKNQEELKRAATKFAAAKLNDDIIQRDKNGKFSLDGWKACADFGLQGMLMPKKYGGLGFGLLDIVAILEGIGYGCKDNGLIFSINAHIWGAEAPIYHFGTETQKKKLLPGFCNGSLIGANAMTEPGSGSDVYSLRTTAVKKNNYYTLNGTKIFVTNAPLADIFIVYARTAKSRGFSGLSCFLVEKGTKGLVIGENFEKMGLRTSPMSEVIFNNCKIPKNNLVGQKGSGALVFNDSMEWERVFILANCVGIMDRQLKYCIEYANSRKLDTKPIGKYQSVANKIVDIQSNLEVSRLLLHKAAWLKSCKESASMASAMTKLYLSEAYIKSIRCVMDIFGGYGYMTEYELERELRDALASTAYSGTSQIQKNIIAGLSGL
- a CDS encoding amino acid adenylation domain-containing protein; this encodes MEYRLPTLLRQSAKSQPFKVAIRQGEEELSYEDLNLLSDKLASCLVDKGLKVGDRVGIYIDKSIDAVIAIFGILKSGGCYVSLDPLDNSRRQTLIVKDCSLKYLISSSKKLPSLVKIIRGIDSLEYIFVVDANKKESSRDWCDIKMVFKKEIFNSDVSISPRSRRLKDNNSAYILYTSGSTGKPRGVEISHRASLAFINWANKYFNITKADIVAAQSPFHFDLSIFDIFVSIKAGATICIVPQSLSIFPKSLADFIESQKISTWYSTPSVLIKLLYYGNLQKRNLSALKRIIFAGEVFPPKHLHKLMKILPGAKYYNLYGPTETNVCTCYFLKRIPKVDKPIPIGCPCRGQYIFIVDKAGNLVKNGQSGELCVSGPTLMQGYWNNSQATEKAMIKLNFLNKASKVYRTGDLAKIRKNGDILYCGRNDEMLKVRGYRVEPAEIEAVLHSCPGIKEAAVVGVSADAAGDRIKAVISLKTNYSVSESKVKLFCSRQLPSYMVPAEIFFKKSLPRLSTGKIDRKKLKTIRR